The following are encoded in a window of Kitasatospora sp. NBC_01250 genomic DNA:
- a CDS encoding TetR/AcrR family transcriptional regulator yields MGRPADPARRERTLARATDYVLAHGLAGLSLRPLAAALDTSPRMLLYDFGSKQELVAAVLAEARRRGAVRLAGHRPAATGSVQERLRDIWAWLSADERAPFVRLFFEVHADGLVHPENYPDQGEAITDWFDTLGATFRDVSTGPEDTVTPTLVMAVVRGLLFDLTTTGDRHRTDRALDRFAELLGQ; encoded by the coding sequence GTGGGGCGACCGGCAGATCCCGCCCGGCGCGAGCGCACGCTGGCGCGGGCGACCGACTACGTGCTGGCGCACGGGTTGGCCGGGCTGAGCCTGCGGCCGCTGGCCGCGGCCCTCGACACCAGCCCGCGGATGCTGCTCTACGACTTCGGCAGCAAGCAGGAGTTGGTCGCCGCGGTCCTGGCCGAGGCCCGTCGCCGAGGTGCGGTGCGCCTGGCCGGGCACCGTCCGGCGGCGACGGGCTCCGTGCAGGAGCGGCTGCGCGACATCTGGGCGTGGCTCAGCGCGGACGAACGTGCGCCGTTCGTCCGGCTCTTCTTCGAGGTGCACGCCGACGGCCTGGTCCACCCCGAGAACTACCCCGATCAGGGCGAGGCGATCACCGACTGGTTCGACACCCTCGGTGCCACCTTCCGCGACGTCTCCACCGGCCCCGAGGACACCGTCACGCCCACGTTGGTCATGGCCGTCGTCCGGGGTCTGCTGTTCGATCTCACCACCACCGGCGACCGCCACCGCACCGATCGCGCGCTGGACCGCTTCGCCGAACTCCTGGGGCAGTGA
- a CDS encoding patatin-like phospholipase family protein: protein MHTYDRVLVLGPGSHVGTAWTAGLAYGLRRDGVDLGEADLIVGTSAGAIVGALLATGQNPGRLATSARPDAHRLKADPARMGEVFAVLGDRSLEPGEARRRVGRLALDGADPRAEEALIAGRAALIGADAWPERRLVLTAVDATTGEPVVWDRDSGVPLVSAVAASSAFPGAAPPVAIDGRRYMDGALRSGTNADLAAGARTLVVVEPMAHLFPREPLDRQLAAVAADTVVTIGPDPASVRAFGSDPGDLAAWEPAYRAGLRQAGEVGAQLRSTWRTAADAG, encoded by the coding sequence GTGCACACCTACGACCGAGTGCTCGTCCTGGGTCCGGGCAGTCACGTCGGCACGGCCTGGACGGCCGGGCTGGCCTACGGGTTGCGCCGCGACGGCGTGGATCTGGGCGAAGCCGACCTGATCGTCGGCACGTCGGCCGGCGCGATCGTCGGAGCACTGCTCGCCACCGGGCAGAACCCGGGGCGGCTCGCGACGTCGGCTCGCCCGGACGCCCACCGGCTCAAGGCGGACCCCGCGCGGATGGGCGAGGTGTTCGCCGTGCTGGGCGACCGCAGCCTGGAACCCGGCGAGGCCAGGCGTCGGGTCGGCCGGCTGGCGCTCGACGGCGCCGACCCCCGGGCCGAGGAGGCGCTGATCGCGGGGCGCGCCGCCCTGATCGGTGCGGACGCGTGGCCGGAGCGGCGACTCGTGCTCACCGCCGTGGACGCGACCACCGGTGAGCCCGTGGTGTGGGACCGCGACAGCGGCGTGCCACTGGTGTCCGCGGTGGCGGCGAGCAGCGCCTTCCCCGGGGCCGCGCCGCCGGTTGCCATCGACGGCCGGCGGTACATGGACGGTGCGCTGCGGTCGGGCACCAACGCCGACCTCGCGGCCGGCGCCCGCACGCTGGTCGTGGTCGAGCCGATGGCGCACCTGTTTCCCCGTGAGCCGCTCGACCGGCAGTTGGCGGCCGTGGCAGCGGACACCGTGGTGACCATCGGCCCCGATCCCGCCTCGGTGCGCGCTTTCGGCTCGGACCCGGGCGACCTGGCAGCCTGGGAACCGGCCTACCGGGCGGGTCTTCGCCAGGCCGGCGAGGTCGGCGCACAGCTCCGCTCCACCTGGAGGACAGCAGCCGACGCGGGCTGA